In Fusarium verticillioides 7600 chromosome 4, whole genome shotgun sequence, the following proteins share a genomic window:
- a CDS encoding hypothetical protein (At least one base has a quality score < 10): MKVTSFVTAAAAFSTAQAYATTSSCKCFPGDACWPSDNQWKSLNTTVNGRLIKTVPLGSPCHDPTYDAAQCKYLQDQWQHPGIHMNSSSSVMAPWFANQSCDPFQPESRACELGNYVRYAVEAQTNADVVNTINFARNNNIRFVIRNTGHDYIGRSTGAGALSVWTHRLKDIQFKDYNANGYKGKAVTLGAGVQGFDILKAGNDAGYVVIGGECPTVGVTGGYTQGGGHSALSTSFGLSAQNTLEFEVVTADSGVVTASPTKNSDLFWALNGGGGGNWGVVLSMTVKAFPDAKVGAATLAFFNTNNDQATFYKAIETFHSKLPAMVDAGSMVVYYFTNTFFQIAPLTAFGKSQDEVQTLLAPFVDSLDGMGVNYTVKYSQSANYYNHYDTYFGPLPIGNIQVGIAQYGGRLIPRDTIVNNNEDLTQAAISIVEQGVTWIGVGTNVAPFSNPQKQSLLPAWNKALVHATLTTPWNFTAPWSEMLDLQNLMTDTIMPEIEAVTPGSGAYMNEADFRQPNFQSEFFGANYNKLLSVKAKWDKQGFFYARNAVGSEQWTVSDNGRMCRPKY, encoded by the exons ATGAAAGTGACAAGCTTCGTTACAGCCGCTGCGGCGTTCTCCACTGCCCAGGCGTATGCCACTACCTCTAGCTGTAAATGCTTTCCTGGTGATGCTTGCTGGCCTTCGGATAACCAATGGAAGAGTCTCAACACGACTGTCAATGGTCGTTTGATCAAGACTGTTCCTTTGGGGTCGCCTTGTCACGATCCTACGTACGATGCTGCTCAGTGCAAGTACCTTCAGGACCAATGGCAACATCCTGGTATCCA CATGAACTCCTCGTCGTCGGTCATGGCGCCTTGGTTCGCTAACCAGAGCTGCGATCCCTTCCAACCTGAGTCTCGTGCCTGTGAACTAGGAAACTATGTTCGCTATGCCGTTGAGGCCCAGACCAatgctgatgttgtcaacaccatcaactttGCTCGCAACAACAATATCCGCTTCGTCATCCGCAACACCGGTCACGACTACATTGGAAGATCCACTGGTGCCGGCGCCCTCTCTGTCTGGACCCATCGTCTTAAGGACATCCAGTTCAAGGATTACAACGCCAACGGAtacaagggcaaggctgttactcttggtgctggtgtcCAAGGCTTTGACATCCTCAAGGCTGGAAACGATGCTGGATATGTTGTCATCGGCGGTGAGTGCCCTACCGTTGGTGTCACTGGTGGCTATACCCAAGGCGGTGGCCACTCCGCTCTCAGCACAAGCTTTGGTCTATCTGCGCAGAACACTCTTGAGTTTGAAGTCGTCACAGCAGACTCTGGTGTTGTCACTGCTTCTCCCACCAAGAACTCTGATCTCTTCTGGGCTCTGAACGGTGGTGGGGGCGGTAACTGGGGTGTTGTTCTGTCCATGACCGTTAAGGCCTTCCCCGATGCCAAGGTTGGCGCTGCTACCcttgccttcttcaacaccaacaacgatCAGGCTACCTTCTACAAGGCTATTGAAACTTTCCACTCTAAGCTCCCTGCCATGGTTGATGCTGGATCTATGGTGGTCTACTACTTCACCAACACTTTCTTCCAGATTGCTCCTTTGACCGCCTTTGGCAAGTCTCAAGATGAGGTTCAGACTCTTCTCGCACCTTTTGTCGACTCGCTTGATGGCATGGGCGTAAACTACACCGTCAAGTACAGCCAGTCAGCAAACTACTACAACCACTACGACACCTACTTCGGCCCTCTCCCCATTGGCAACATCCAAGTCGGCATCGCCCAGTACGGTGGCCGCTTGATCCCCCGCgacaccatcgtcaacaacaacgagGACCTCACCCAAGCTgccatcagcatcgtcgagCAAGGCGTGACATGGATCGGTGTCGGCACCAACGTCGCACCCTTCAGCAACCCCCAGAAGCAGTCCCTCCTGCCAGCCTGGAACAAGGCCCTGGTGCACGCCACCCTCACAACACCATGGAACTTCACTGCTCCCTGGTCAGAGATGTTGGATCTTCAGAACCTCATGACTGATACAATCATGCccgagattgaagctgtCACGCCCGGCAGTGGCGCGTACATGAACGAGGCGGACTTCCGCCAGCCCAACTTCCAGTCGGAGTTCTTTGGAGCCAATTACAACAAGTTATTGTCTGTGAAGGCTAAGTGGGATAAACAGGGATTCTTCTATGCCAGGAATGCAGTTGGCAGCGAGCAATGGACCGTTAGTGATAACGGCCGAATGTGTCGGCCAAAGTATTAA
- a CDS encoding hypothetical protein (At least one base has a quality score < 10) has protein sequence MMHQEKPTIACFGATGGCVATALESALREGFYCTAFVRNPDKLRNVLITQKGIPSDIVDRYLTVHRGDVKDPTAVAQALVSPTNAKFVVDFILSGVGSRPRFDWSITRPLPLQDRTICEDTIKVIYTALSNLSASGITGTISSQKPLLVAVSAAGCGRKRGIPLPVYLPYHYVVGGPLADKKKMENLILEDGGRHVRDFVLMRPLILTDGKAKGDGQLKVGWEWGVVSDEHSVKELGPKIGYLMSKEDLGKWVFDHVIPEGGWEGKSIYLPY, from the exons ATGATGCATCAGGAAAAGCCAACTATAGCCTGCTTTGGTGCTACCGGAGGATGTGTGGCAACAGCCTTAGAAAGCGCACTGCGCGAAGGCTTTTATTGTACCGCTT TCGTTAGGAACCCGGACAAGCTGCGCAATGTTCTGATTACCCAGAAAGGTATTCCATCGGATATTGTTGACCGATATCTTACCGTTCATCGCGGCGATGTGAAGGACCCTACTGCCGTCGCACAAGCCCTCGTCAGCCCAACCAACGCCAAGTTCGTTGTTGACTTTATACTCAGCGGCGTCGGCTCACGCCCTAGATTTGACTGGAGTATTACGAGACCTCTCCCGCTACAAGACAGAACTATCTGTGAAGATACCATCAAAGTGATCTACACTGCCCTCTCTAACCTGTCTGCTTCTGGTATCACCGGCACTATTAGCTCACAGAAACCTCTCCTCGTGGCTGTAAGCGCTGCCGGATGCGGGAGGAAGCGAGGGATACCTCTGCCTGTCTATCTGCCATACCATTACGTTGTGGGAGGGCCGCTAGCAGATAAGAAAAAGATGGAAAATCTGatcttggaagatggaggtcGCCATGTACGGGACTTTGTTCTCATGCGACCACTGATCTTAACAGATGGAAAGGCAAAGGGCGACGGGCAGCTTAAAGTTGGCTGGGAATGGGGTGTTGTCAGTGACGAACACAGTGTTAAAGAACTGGGGCCTAAGATCGGATACCTCATGAGTaaagaagatcttgggaaGTGGGTGTTTGACCACGTAATCCCAGAAGGTGGGTGGGAAGGGAAGTCCATTTACTTACCCTATTAA